The following nucleotide sequence is from Bacteroidota bacterium.
AACTCGATTCACTCGGAGTCAACTGGGACGGTGAATGGGGTACTTTCGTCGCAAACCCGGGGTTCAGTAATAGCATTGCAGGCTCGACAACTGCCGGTGTGAGCACGATAGCCCCAGCACCATGGGATGTTGCCCGATTCAAGCAACTCCCGTATTATGCACTTCCGTATCGCATCCCCGACCGATTCTTCACCGGTTTGATGTGGAAATATAACGACGCAAACGGGATCAACCCCGATGCGAGATCATTCAATAACACCTACGACTCGAACGACGTCTCGCCCTATAGTCTATACCCGGCGAAGCATGCCTATGTTATTGACACGTTTCATACCGTCCGTTATGGCGGAGTGGACCAACGCGTCAACTACGGGGACGAAGGAAGAGTGATCCTTGGCATGTCCGATATCCGTGATGCCCATAGTCAGTTCATCGAGTCGAGCAATCGATATTTTTACCCGATACCCGGCGGATACCGTCGCGTACTCCGACCATACGAGATCCCCGACACGAACACGTTCTTTGACTATGCTCGCGGGTTCTCAGTCACAGCAGTATTTAATGTTGCGAACAGCATCGACACGGCGATTGCAAATGGACGACCGACGGACAGCCTTCCATTGGTGCGGTTGCAAGTATTGTTCAAGCCAGGGGCTACCTCTTTCCCGTTGTTTGGGGGGCAGTCAGTATTGCCGATGGTGCCGTACAAGACGTTTGCACAACAAACTAATGCAGGCTGGTGGGTTTTGGTCGACACGATGATCACGAAAAGTATTTACAACTCTCTTGACGATGACTGGCGGGTCCAGGATACACTTGCAAATGGTGCACAGGCCCGTTCGTGGACGTTCAAGCAGTTACATCTTCTGATCAAGAAACTGCCGACGGCACTCCAGTCACTTGCCGATAATGCACAGTTAAACAACGATGATAACTTCCAAAAATTCGGCAATGGAGGAACGGATGCTCTCACATCCTATATCCACCCGGATACGTTAGTGGACCTGAAGAACGATTCAACAACTCGGGCACCAATCCTCGAGATTCGACTCCTTTCGACTTACCGTGATACGGTCCGAGTCCGCTCGCTTGCGTTCGAGGATACGACGGCTGACAAGTTCTACTACCGGAAGATGATCGGGGATACGTCGCATTCGCGCGAGCCGAACGGCGCTATAGGTGGATTCGACGATGTGCTCGATTCCACATTGAAGCAGATCGCAGCAGCGGTTTCGCCCCGTCTTTGGGAGTGCTTCGTTTTCGACCTATGGGCCCCATTCCACCCTTACTCACAACCGGCGTTCGCCCTCATCGATTTTCTCGGCTCGAAGTACCACCTCTATAGTCACATCCACGAGCAGGATATGGGGAATTACATCCTTCATTACCGGCGTGAGAGGCTCAGTTATGATGGGAAAGTACCGTCGATGTATGAAAACATCGCCACCCCATGGTACAACATCGGCGTCTGTCCGGGCGATTATGTCTACTACGGACATACCAACACGATCGCACCCGCGTTAGCGTGGCCGAATACCGCCGATACGACGATGGGTGTTCTCTATACCCGCCGCACGAGCAGCGACCCATATAAATCGTACCGGGCGTTCGATACCCTGAATAACGGGTTGGACTTCCTCAACTCTACTCTCAGGCAGTCGACTCTTATCGCTCATTCCCATCCGAAAGGAAAGCAATTCTCGGTCGAGTTTGGTATCCCCGCATGGGGAGAACAGCATATCGCCGACGGGCACGTGAAAACACCGGCACTCTATTGGGACTCGGTGGCCCATCAGTGGGTCTTCTTACCGAAGAATGTGGAGTGGCACCAACAGATCATGTTCCCCGAGGCCATCTCCGGCTTCACGTATGGAGCTCTTGCGAACGGAATCACTGCGTTCAACGATGCACAGGGGTTCGACAATGCTGGGATGCGAGGAAATGCACCGGGATTGTTGTGCCCCGAGAGCTGGCCGTCGAGTCTTGGCGGTAAGTCAACGTTTCGGTGGTCGCACGATTTTAATTTCGGACATGCGCGAGGTAGTAACAACAGCGACAGTGCGCATGTCGTGTTCATCAACGACACCAACGATGTCAACGGTGGATTCCCTGCGTATTACCTCGGATACTCGAACACATTCCGGACGGTTGCCCGCATCTTCAGCAGGATCAATTCGGCCTACGATACCCTCGCACGGATGACATGGCTCGGAGCGTATACGAATTTCAAAACCGCTCCTGGCCATAGCACCTACTCGACGGCCGACAGCAGCACCGAGGCGAACGCCTTCCTAAAAGTGCTCACAACATCGTCGGTCAAACTCTGGCAACGAGGACGAGGTAAAATATTCATCGACTCGGCCGCCATCGACTCGGCGAACCGTACCTTCGTCGAGGTCGGGCTCTTCTTCGACTCCGTCACGACTGTCCGAAAGAACTATGCCGCCATCGTCGTCAATACGCGCGTCTACCCCTCGATCCGCGACGATGACGACAGCCTGTTCTTTAACAAGGGGTTCGAGGCCAGTAACAAACAAAGCCAACGGGCTCGCTCGATCTACGGCGATATCGACGTTCGGAAAGTCACCCTGAAGATCGATACGACCATGATGCCGGTCTCGATGCGGAGCCGGTACTATGTTGTGCACGATCTCTGGCGTAAGGATACGAACTGGCTTGTCATGCCGGACTCGGCATTCTCGGTGTATATCAAACCGGGCGATGCGAAGTTTCTCTACTTCGAGCCGGGAATCTCCATCCGTGCCTCAACGGGCGCTGCCACGTCTGGAACCGACTTCGCCTACAATAACGGTCGCCGTGTGGCCGAGCGGATGAAGGGGACGCGTACAATCGAAACGTACACTCGCGGCGGCAAACTCTACGTTAGTAACGCCTCTCGGGGACTGGCGAGTGCGTCGATTCAGATCGAGTCCGACGGTGATAATATCGCCACCGGTGGCGAGACACTCCTCGACAACGGGCCGAACTGCGCCCGCCCCTCTGTCTGTGTGGCTCGTAACGACACGGCGGTCGCACTGGTGTACTGGAAAGACAATCAACTCTTTGCTGCATACCAGAGCCATCCCGACAGCGCATGGATAACGAGTTTCGCAGACTTCACCTATAATGCCATCGATACCTCGTCGGGACTGTGGGAAGTGACTCCGGTACTGACTCCGGCATCGAATAGCCTCTGGATGGTAGCGGCTGGCTTTAACGGGGACTCTGCGGCCGGGAAACTCCCCGGTATCGTTGGAGCCCGATTCAAACTCGATACCGTAGGAGGCGTAACGCAGGTCGTCTGGCTCAACGATCCGTTTACCTATCTCTTTCAGGACGGCGTGAAGGACACGACGGACTTCCTCAAATCGGAGTACCCGACCGTCGCGTCACGCCCGATTGACGACAGTTTGTGGCCGATTCGTCTCGCATGGCAGAAGGCCGGGAATATCCTCTACCGCCGGATCAAGTGGAGTATCGACTCGATTCCTCCGGTACTCGATGGGTGGACGATCATTTCCAAGGGGCTGCCGAGCTACTGCACGAATCAGCACCCGAGTATCGCCACTATCGGGTATGAAAACAATACACCGACAGCATGGAAGAATGGGATGCCTACTCCGGTGCCGTCGAACATATCAATCAACGACTACGTCACGTGGGAGTCGCAGATTAATAACACGCCCAGATACTCCTCGAATGGGAAGGCGTTTCCAGTACTTAAAACACGAACGCAGCCGATCAACACCACGAAGGGTTCATGGGCGCGGAGTTTCCTGGTGTTCAAACCCGATACCACTTCGACCGGCAATCGCTATCCGATCGTCACGGCCGAGAACCGGGCATTCGCTGCGAGCGATCTCATGGTTATCGGGCATCCGAGAGGCGTAATGATCACTCCCTTTCTTAACCACGATTATGTCCGGGTGATGTGGCAGAACCCCTCGTCGCACCGTTTGGACCTCGCATCGTGGCTCTGGGGATGGACACGCGGCGGACTTAAGGAGCGGGGACTCGCCCCGTCGCTTGCGCTATCGACCGATAGTATTTC
It contains:
- a CDS encoding T9SS type A sorting domain-containing protein produces the protein MKTINRALRLTGVLFILISRIFVSESLAQIVVPKGWEGKHNIRFMMFMGGSEQWQSSDTAQLHKQLDSLGVNWDGEWGTFVANPGFSNSIAGSTTAGVSTIAPAPWDVARFKQLPYYALPYRIPDRFFTGLMWKYNDANGINPDARSFNNTYDSNDVSPYSLYPAKHAYVIDTFHTVRYGGVDQRVNYGDEGRVILGMSDIRDAHSQFIESSNRYFYPIPGGYRRVLRPYEIPDTNTFFDYARGFSVTAVFNVANSIDTAIANGRPTDSLPLVRLQVLFKPGATSFPLFGGQSVLPMVPYKTFAQQTNAGWWVLVDTMITKSIYNSLDDDWRVQDTLANGAQARSWTFKQLHLLIKKLPTALQSLADNAQLNNDDNFQKFGNGGTDALTSYIHPDTLVDLKNDSTTRAPILEIRLLSTYRDTVRVRSLAFEDTTADKFYYRKMIGDTSHSREPNGAIGGFDDVLDSTLKQIAAAVSPRLWECFVFDLWAPFHPYSQPAFALIDFLGSKYHLYSHIHEQDMGNYILHYRRERLSYDGKVPSMYENIATPWYNIGVCPGDYVYYGHTNTIAPALAWPNTADTTMGVLYTRRTSSDPYKSYRAFDTLNNGLDFLNSTLRQSTLIAHSHPKGKQFSVEFGIPAWGEQHIADGHVKTPALYWDSVAHQWVFLPKNVEWHQQIMFPEAISGFTYGALANGITAFNDAQGFDNAGMRGNAPGLLCPESWPSSLGGKSTFRWSHDFNFGHARGSNNSDSAHVVFINDTNDVNGGFPAYYLGYSNTFRTVARIFSRINSAYDTLARMTWLGAYTNFKTAPGHSTYSTADSSTEANAFLKVLTTSSVKLWQRGRGKIFIDSAAIDSANRTFVEVGLFFDSVTTVRKNYAAIVVNTRVYPSIRDDDDSLFFNKGFEASNKQSQRARSIYGDIDVRKVTLKIDTTMMPVSMRSRYYVVHDLWRKDTNWLVMPDSAFSVYIKPGDAKFLYFEPGISIRASTGAATSGTDFAYNNGRRVAERMKGTRTIETYTRGGKLYVSNASRGLASASIQIESDGDNIATGGETLLDNGPNCARPSVCVARNDTAVALVYWKDNQLFAAYQSHPDSAWITSFADFTYNAIDTSSGLWEVTPVLTPASNSLWMVAAGFNGDSAAGKLPGIVGARFKLDTVGGVTQVVWLNDPFTYLFQDGVKDTTDFLKSEYPTVASRPIDDSLWPIRLAWQKAGNILYRRIKWSIDSIPPVLDGWTIISKGLPSYCTNQHPSIATIGYENNTPTAWKNGMPTPVPSNISINDYVTWESQINNTPRYSSNGKAFPVLKTRTQPINTTKGSWARSFLVFKPDTTSTGNRYPIVTAENRAFAASDLMVIGHPRGVMITPFLNHDYVRVMWQNPSSHRLDLASWLWGWTRGGLKERGLAPSLALSTDSISHRTHTSSVPRSIVFVGEQSSGSDKQLRITNGWVPYIEVTAPMVSRLQFSIDSTGASSCASIKSSIVGVVPAVTVQKSGGPALARSWAQIDLTDPTILDESWPTTAPNPIEVYSDTFSVQSGDSILVPRRYDLNDVTVIRNSLASGTDTLSLDLVLRSFRDSSVIGTVEHAWITKTAINFPGYGLDTSSTRYQYTGSADSAFITLEVKRSQTDSLVHAYIEYEDNDSLPLTSYKRPSSPPSVAPAEPLGVSIVPNPLSLTAAVNITLPVEAVTTVELYDIGGKRMQVLYSDVANGELRLTLDGRELPSGTYLLRVQSGNAVVTRKVELMK